A single region of the Thermoanaerobacterium aotearoense genome encodes:
- the nrdR gene encoding transcriptional regulator NrdR — MKCPFCGYLDSKVIDSRPTDDSTSIRRRRECINCGKRFTTYEKVEQVPILVIKKDLSRESYDRDKILRGMIKACEKRPVPIQKLEELTDEIERDIYNSYEKEITSAKIGEMVMEKLKNVDEVAYVRFASVYRQFKDINTFMDELKKLLNDTEEKK, encoded by the coding sequence TTGAAATGTCCTTTTTGCGGTTATTTAGATTCTAAAGTGATTGATTCTCGACCTACCGATGATTCTACTTCAATAAGGAGAAGGCGGGAATGCATAAATTGCGGCAAAAGGTTTACCACTTATGAAAAAGTCGAGCAAGTTCCAATTCTGGTAATAAAGAAAGATTTAAGCAGAGAGTCTTATGACAGGGATAAAATACTAAGAGGCATGATAAAGGCTTGTGAAAAAAGGCCTGTTCCTATTCAAAAATTAGAAGAGTTGACAGATGAAATAGAAAGAGATATTTACAATTCTTATGAAAAGGAAATCACATCTGCTAAAATTGGAGAGATGGTGATGGAAAAGCTTAAAAATGTTGATGAAGTGGCGTATGTAAGATTTGCATCTGTTTACAGACAATTTAAAGACATAAACACTTTTATGGACGAGCTAAAAAAATTGCTAAATGATACCGAGGAGAAGAAATGA
- a CDS encoding YlmC/YmxH family sporulation protein, protein MFKTSDLRDKDVIDVKTGKRLGNIIDIEVNLEEGKVDGFIIPGETKGFRLFSKDQDLYIPWHSVKKIGEDVILIDINEDVTQV, encoded by the coding sequence ATGTTTAAAACATCAGATTTAAGAGATAAAGACGTAATTGATGTAAAAACCGGCAAGAGACTTGGCAATATCATCGACATAGAAGTAAACTTGGAGGAAGGCAAAGTAGATGGATTTATAATACCAGGCGAGACAAAAGGATTTAGACTTTTTTCAAAGGATCAGGACTTGTACATACCATGGCATTCTGTAAAAAAAATAGGAGAAGATGTTATACTAATTGATATTAACGAAGATGTAACACAAGTTTGA
- the sigG gene encoding RNA polymerase sporulation sigma factor SigG → MNNKVEICGVNTSKLPVLKGAKQKELLLRMKNGDKSAREEFINGNLRLVLSVIQRFNNRGEYVDDLFQVGCIGLIKAIDNFDLNQNVKFSTYAVPMIIGEIRRYLRDNNSIRVSRSLRDVAYKALQVRDKLVNENSKEPTVGDIAKELNIPREEVVFALDAIQDPVSLFEPIYHDGGDAIYVMDQIGDEKNVDEVWLEQIALKEAIKKLNDREKMILTMRFFEGKTQMEVAKEIGISQAQVSRLEKSALSHMRKYI, encoded by the coding sequence ATGAATAATAAAGTAGAGATCTGCGGAGTAAATACTTCCAAGTTACCTGTACTAAAAGGCGCTAAACAAAAGGAACTGCTTTTAAGAATGAAAAACGGCGATAAAAGCGCCAGAGAAGAATTCATAAATGGAAATTTGAGACTTGTATTAAGCGTTATACAAAGATTTAACAATCGTGGCGAGTATGTAGATGATTTGTTTCAAGTTGGCTGTATAGGCTTGATTAAGGCGATAGATAATTTTGATTTAAATCAGAACGTGAAATTTTCAACGTATGCAGTGCCAATGATCATTGGAGAGATCAGACGGTATTTAAGAGATAACAATTCTATTAGGGTTAGCAGATCATTGAGAGATGTGGCATATAAGGCTTTGCAAGTAAGAGATAAACTTGTCAATGAAAATTCAAAAGAACCTACGGTTGGCGATATAGCGAAAGAATTAAACATACCGAGAGAAGAAGTGGTTTTTGCACTTGATGCTATACAAGATCCTGTGTCACTTTTTGAGCCAATATACCATGATGGTGGAGACGCAATATACGTGATGGACCAGATTGGCGATGAAAAAAACGTAGACGAAGTATGGTTGGAACAAATAGCATTAAAGGAGGCGATAAAGAAGTTAAACGACAGAGAAAAGATGATATTGACGATGCGCTTCTTTGAAGGAAAAACTCAAATGGAGGTTGCAAAAGAGATTGGCATATCACAAGCTCAAGTGTCAAGACTTGAAAAATCAGCATTATCCCACATGAGAAAATATATATGA
- the sigE gene encoding RNA polymerase sporulation sigma factor SigE — translation MNIKTKVKVTIQLAILKVLTKLKIRDSIFYVGGSEALPPPLSAEEEMFLIAKMEAGDNEAKSMLIERNLRLVVYIAKKFENTGVGIEDLISIGTIGLIKSINTFNPRKKIKLATYASRCIENEILMYLRRNSKTRMEVSFDEPLNIDWDGNELLLSDILGTDNELVYKIIEDEVDKQLLKNALKKLSDREKRIIGLRFGLSGGTEMTQKEVADLLGISQSYISRLEKRILKRLKKEINRLV, via the coding sequence GTGAATATTAAGACAAAAGTGAAAGTAACTATTCAGTTGGCAATACTAAAAGTGTTGACAAAACTGAAAATTCGAGATTCGATCTTTTATGTTGGCGGCAGTGAGGCTTTGCCTCCTCCTCTTTCAGCAGAAGAAGAAATGTTTTTGATAGCGAAAATGGAAGCAGGCGATAATGAAGCCAAGTCAATGTTAATCGAGAGGAATTTGCGCCTTGTAGTCTATATTGCAAAAAAATTCGAGAATACTGGAGTAGGAATAGAAGATCTTATTTCCATAGGAACTATTGGACTTATTAAGTCAATAAATACATTCAATCCTCGTAAAAAGATAAAACTGGCTACTTATGCATCAAGATGCATAGAAAATGAAATACTCATGTATTTAAGGAGAAACAGCAAGACCAGAATGGAGGTTTCATTTGATGAACCACTGAATATTGATTGGGATGGGAATGAGCTTCTTCTTTCAGATATTTTAGGCACAGACAATGAGTTGGTGTATAAAATCATTGAAGACGAAGTCGACAAACAATTATTGAAAAATGCATTAAAAAAGCTATCTGATAGAGAAAAGCGAATCATAGGATTGAGGTTTGGACTCAGCGGTGGAACAGAAATGACTCAAAAGGAAGTAGCTGACCTATTAGGCATATCGCAGTCCTACATTTCAAGGCTGGAAAAAAGGATTTTAAAAAGACTCAAAAAAGAAATAAATAGATTAGTTTAA
- the spoIIGA gene encoding sigma-E processing peptidase SpoIIGA: MYADVIFIENLIINYIILYLTKRFSRSNANNAKLIFSSALGALYVILIFFSLPNIIYSLAFKIIISILMVAIAFGFNRFYEFIKVLSIFYLVSFIIGGTAFALIYVVNIDIRQIIVAAVLLAILLTYISWGYISKKNIESSILYRLHIDMDNKGKDVKAILDTGNTLHDPISNYPVAIVEYDAIKELLPEKLKNVFDSMRSESIFEMTKVIDDDKWLKRLRLVPFNSIGNDSGILIGFIPDNLEIDGYRKSQKNVIVGIYFKKLNETSDYEALIGTELLN, encoded by the coding sequence GTGTACGCCGATGTAATTTTTATTGAAAACTTGATTATAAATTATATAATTTTATATTTGACTAAGAGATTTTCCAGATCGAATGCCAATAATGCAAAGTTGATTTTTTCGTCTGCTTTAGGTGCTTTGTATGTGATTCTAATATTTTTTTCTTTACCTAATATAATTTATTCACTTGCATTTAAAATAATAATATCTATTTTAATGGTAGCAATTGCATTTGGATTTAACAGATTTTATGAGTTTATAAAAGTCTTAAGCATTTTTTATCTGGTTTCATTTATAATAGGTGGAACGGCTTTTGCATTGATTTATGTTGTTAACATAGACATCAGGCAGATCATAGTGGCAGCAGTATTGCTTGCAATACTTCTGACTTATATTAGTTGGGGCTATATATCAAAAAAGAATATAGAAAGCAGTATTCTGTATAGACTACATATAGACATGGATAATAAAGGTAAAGATGTAAAGGCAATATTGGATACAGGCAACACATTGCATGATCCTATTTCTAATTATCCTGTTGCAATAGTAGAATACGATGCTATAAAAGAATTGCTGCCAGAAAAATTAAAAAATGTGTTTGATTCTATGAGAAGTGAATCCATATTTGAAATGACTAAAGTCATAGATGACGATAAATGGCTTAAGAGGTTGAGATTAGTGCCTTTTAATTCTATTGGAAACGACAGCGGGATTTTGATAGGGTTTATACCTGACAATTTGGAGATTGATGGATATAGAAAATCGCAAAAGAATGTGATTGTAGGAATATATTTCAAAAAGTTAAATGAGACTTCAGATTATGAAGCACTTATAGGTACAGAATTGCTAAATTAA
- the ftsZ gene encoding cell division protein FtsZ, which yields MIGIETDMEQFANIKVIGVGGGGGNAVNRMIEAGLKGVEFIAINTDKQALYMSKAETKIQIGDKLTKGLGAGANPEIGKKAAEETKDEIEKIISGADMVFITAGMGGGTGTGAAPVVAEITKQLGILTVGVVTKPFTFEGKKRMTHAEMGISELKKHVDALVTIPNDRLLQVAEKKTSMLDAFKIADDVLRQGVQGISDLIAVPGLVNVDFADVKTIMMETGLAHMGIGIASGENKATEAAKQAVQSPLLETSIEGARGILLNIAGGTNLSIFEVNEAANYIYETADPDANIIFGAVIDESLEDQIRITVIATGFEKRFESEKKPKIEKEIAKQSEVKDINEVIKFDNDDLDIPTFLRRGRK from the coding sequence ATGATAGGTATTGAAACAGATATGGAGCAATTTGCAAATATTAAAGTTATTGGTGTTGGCGGTGGCGGTGGGAATGCTGTAAACAGGATGATTGAGGCAGGACTTAAAGGTGTAGAATTCATTGCGATTAATACGGACAAGCAAGCACTTTACATGTCAAAGGCTGAGACAAAAATACAGATTGGCGACAAACTGACAAAAGGCCTTGGTGCAGGTGCAAATCCTGAGATTGGAAAGAAGGCAGCCGAAGAGACGAAAGATGAGATAGAAAAGATTATAAGCGGTGCTGATATGGTATTTATCACTGCAGGTATGGGTGGCGGTACAGGTACAGGTGCTGCTCCTGTAGTAGCTGAGATAACTAAGCAATTAGGTATTTTGACTGTTGGAGTTGTCACAAAGCCGTTTACCTTTGAAGGAAAAAAAAGAATGACTCACGCTGAAATGGGGATAAGTGAGCTTAAAAAACACGTAGACGCACTTGTCACGATTCCAAATGATAGACTGTTGCAGGTGGCAGAGAAAAAGACATCGATGTTAGATGCGTTTAAGATTGCAGATGATGTTTTAAGACAAGGTGTCCAAGGTATTTCTGACTTGATTGCAGTGCCTGGTCTTGTCAATGTTGATTTTGCTGATGTTAAGACCATCATGATGGAAACAGGTCTTGCACACATGGGCATAGGAATAGCATCTGGTGAAAATAAAGCTACCGAAGCAGCTAAGCAAGCGGTTCAAAGTCCACTTTTAGAAACATCGATAGAAGGTGCGAGAGGAATATTGTTAAATATAGCCGGTGGAACTAACTTAAGCATATTTGAGGTTAACGAAGCAGCTAATTACATATATGAAACGGCAGATCCTGATGCAAATATCATATTTGGTGCAGTTATTGATGAAAGCTTAGAGGATCAGATTAGGATTACAGTAATTGCAACAGGGTTTGAAAAGAGATTTGAAAGTGAAAAGAAACCGAAAATAGAAAAGGAAATCGCAAAACAAAGCGAAGTTAAAGACATAAACGAGGTTATAAAGTTTGACAATGACGACCTTGACATTCCTACTTTCTTGAGAAGAGGTAGAAAGTAA
- the ftsA gene encoding cell division protein FtsA — translation MNEIITGIDIGTSKVCTIIGQCDKNGELRIIGIGMYPCNGMRKGVVVDIETTAFSIKKSVEQAERMANQKVTSVYIKIPGGLTEIYRNRGLVAVTRDDKEITAQDVERVLQAAKIMALPSDKQIIELIPIEYIVDGYGEIKDPVGMAGIRLEVDAAIVTGSLTAVQNMEKCVKKAGYTMSGIIVEPLATAEAIMTKDEKELGAALIDIGAGVTDIAVFKSGNLIYTGMIPVGGNHITNDLSIGLKISFEEAEIIKKKYGSVVKVEDDETVKIANIANHSSQETRLNDIIDIIEARTSEIFTMVYEEMKDSNVIDQISTNIVITGGGISFIKGSLDLAESILGKNVRLGLPNAIGVSTPVYSTAVGIVKYVFANRKYLYKKQAEIPKEKDKKKSGVLSKIKDWFNDFWI, via the coding sequence TTGAATGAAATCATAACAGGTATTGATATTGGAACATCAAAAGTATGCACTATAATTGGCCAATGTGACAAAAATGGAGAGCTGAGGATAATTGGCATTGGAATGTATCCATGCAATGGCATGAGAAAGGGAGTTGTTGTTGATATAGAGACAACTGCTTTTTCTATTAAAAAATCTGTCGAACAGGCTGAAAGAATGGCGAATCAAAAGGTTACATCGGTTTATATAAAAATTCCCGGCGGCCTTACTGAAATATATAGAAATAGAGGTCTTGTTGCTGTAACAAGGGATGACAAAGAGATAACCGCACAAGATGTGGAAAGAGTGTTGCAAGCTGCTAAAATAATGGCTTTGCCATCTGATAAACAGATAATTGAGCTTATTCCTATTGAATACATAGTAGATGGTTATGGAGAAATTAAAGATCCTGTAGGTATGGCAGGGATAAGGCTGGAAGTTGATGCGGCGATTGTAACGGGCAGCTTGACAGCAGTACAGAATATGGAAAAATGTGTTAAGAAAGCCGGTTATACCATGTCGGGAATCATAGTAGAGCCATTAGCTACGGCGGAAGCTATAATGACCAAAGATGAGAAAGAACTGGGGGCAGCACTTATCGACATAGGCGCTGGTGTGACAGATATAGCAGTCTTTAAGTCTGGTAATTTGATATATACAGGCATGATACCTGTTGGTGGAAATCACATAACCAACGATTTGTCGATCGGGTTAAAGATTTCTTTCGAAGAAGCCGAAATTATAAAGAAGAAGTATGGTTCCGTGGTGAAGGTAGAGGATGACGAGACAGTAAAAATAGCAAATATAGCAAATCATAGTTCTCAAGAGACCAGACTTAATGATATAATAGATATAATAGAAGCAAGAACAAGTGAAATTTTTACGATGGTTTATGAGGAGATGAAAGACTCTAATGTTATAGACCAGATTTCAACAAATATTGTAATAACCGGAGGAGGAATATCTTTTATAAAAGGCAGTCTGGATTTAGCAGAAAGCATTTTAGGCAAAAATGTAAGGCTGGGTTTACCTAATGCTATTGGAGTTTCTACGCCTGTATATTCAACTGCAGTAGGAATCGTTAAATATGTTTTTGCAAATCGAAAGTATCTATATAAAAAGCAAGCTGAGATTCCGAAAGAAAAGGACAAAAAGAAAAGTGGGGTATTGTCAAAAATAAAAGACTGGTTTAATGATTTTTGGATATGA